Proteins from one Haloarchaeobius litoreus genomic window:
- a CDS encoding NRAMP family divalent metal transporter — MELGARIRSMGPTWLAGAIAAGPATMASLLGAGAGYGYELLWVVVLSAVLGATAQYLAARLGVLTGDGLVSTVEANLGSWWAWLLVVDVVAAAGLAQLVIMKTVADVTELATGIDATVWGVVWAVVLAVGLVGGGYRVAEFGAKLVVSLVVLAFLGSLAVVPVDLGAAAAGTVPSLPTADAALVAAGILGGAVHVTLVTMQSYTMRERGWTREDWGLARFDVVASMGVAFGGYSLAIFLVAASVFHEGPVPLAELTTTRAATALGPAVGGLAESMFLAGLLGAAVSTLGGNTTVPPYALADRLGWDRDDDRYRAALAVTALAAALGPVLGGNVLELLVLVLAFGLVGTPFAIALVLYLLHDPGTVPERPPVLASLGGLVLLAVTSVTAGSWLRSELSPYASDPVGLLGDPGTLLAAVFASLLAVATLALGGRFVHERATDRTPASDA; from the coding sequence ATGGAACTCGGGGCGCGGATTCGTTCGATGGGACCGACGTGGTTGGCCGGGGCGATCGCCGCCGGGCCGGCCACGATGGCGAGCCTGCTCGGGGCGGGCGCGGGCTACGGCTACGAGCTGCTGTGGGTGGTCGTGCTCTCGGCGGTGCTCGGCGCGACCGCGCAGTACCTCGCCGCGCGACTGGGCGTGCTGACCGGCGACGGCCTCGTCTCGACGGTCGAGGCGAATCTCGGGAGCTGGTGGGCGTGGCTGCTCGTCGTCGACGTGGTCGCCGCGGCGGGACTGGCACAGCTGGTCATCATGAAGACCGTCGCCGACGTGACCGAGCTGGCGACCGGCATCGACGCGACGGTCTGGGGCGTCGTCTGGGCGGTCGTCCTCGCGGTCGGCCTCGTCGGTGGGGGCTACCGCGTCGCCGAGTTCGGCGCGAAGCTCGTCGTCTCGCTGGTCGTGCTCGCCTTCCTCGGCTCCCTGGCCGTCGTGCCGGTCGACCTCGGCGCGGCGGCGGCTGGCACGGTCCCCTCGCTGCCGACCGCCGACGCCGCCCTCGTCGCCGCGGGCATCCTCGGCGGCGCGGTCCACGTCACGCTCGTCACGATGCAGAGCTACACGATGCGCGAGCGGGGCTGGACCCGCGAGGACTGGGGGCTCGCCCGCTTCGACGTGGTCGCCTCGATGGGCGTCGCCTTCGGCGGCTACTCGCTGGCCATCTTCCTCGTCGCAGCCAGCGTCTTCCACGAGGGGCCGGTCCCGCTCGCAGAGCTGACGACGACCCGGGCCGCGACCGCGCTCGGCCCGGCCGTCGGCGGGCTCGCCGAATCGATGTTCCTCGCCGGCCTGCTCGGGGCGGCCGTGTCGACCCTCGGCGGGAACACCACGGTTCCACCCTACGCCCTCGCCGACAGGCTGGGCTGGGACCGCGACGACGACCGCTACCGGGCCGCACTCGCCGTCACCGCGCTGGCGGCCGCGCTCGGTCCGGTACTGGGCGGGAACGTCCTCGAGCTGCTCGTGCTCGTGCTCGCGTTCGGCCTCGTCGGCACGCCGTTCGCCATCGCGCTCGTGCTCTACCTGCTGCACGACCCCGGCACCGTCCCGGAGCGACCGCCGGTCCTGGCGAGCCTCGGCGGTCTCGTCCTCCTCGCGGTGACGAGCGTCACCGCCGGCTCGTGGCTGCGCTCGGAGCTCTCGCCGTACGCGAGCGACCCGGTCGGGCTGCTCGGCGACCCCGGGACGCTGCTCGCCGCCGTCTTCGCGTCGTTGCTGGCCGTGGCGACGCTCGCGCTCGGGGGCCGGTTCGTCCACGAGCGCGCGACCGACCGGACGCCGGCGAGCGACGCGTGA
- the thiD gene encoding bifunctional hydroxymethylpyrimidine kinase/phosphomethylpyrimidine kinase → MDHDTTRERRPAPDTLPVALTVAGSDSGGGAGIQADLATMGSHGAWGTSAVTSVTAQHTRGVESTHVLPPAEVAAQVDAVFDDFDVRAVKTGMLATAPVVETVHERLADRDAPVVVDPVMVATSGDRLLDRDAESAYEALLADATLVTPNADEAAVLTGVEPTDVDSARDAGAELVAMGADAALVKGGHIDTEGVVDVLVTADGSTVFEHPRVADAATHGSGCTLSAAIAANLATGDDLTDAVEAAVDFVARAIRYHADVGANGAVNHHVGIRNEAAARETIAGVEGVVDDLVAADASALVPEVGTNVVGALPAAESVAETVAVDGRIARVHDGVRPTGGVRFGASSHVARFLLSAREYDPTIRFACNCRFDESVESAVDALGWPTATYDRSEEPADASTMDWAGRTTFGAADETPVAVLDHGAQGKEPMCKLVAPDSATLSERVLELLDAVEG, encoded by the coding sequence ATGGACCACGACACGACACGCGAGCGACGACCGGCACCCGACACGCTGCCCGTCGCGCTGACCGTCGCCGGCAGCGACTCCGGCGGCGGTGCCGGCATCCAGGCCGACCTCGCGACGATGGGTTCCCACGGCGCGTGGGGCACCAGCGCGGTGACGAGCGTCACGGCACAGCACACCCGCGGCGTCGAGTCCACGCACGTCCTCCCGCCCGCGGAGGTCGCCGCGCAGGTCGACGCCGTGTTCGACGACTTCGACGTGCGGGCGGTCAAGACCGGGATGCTCGCCACCGCGCCGGTCGTCGAGACCGTCCACGAGCGACTCGCCGACCGGGACGCCCCGGTCGTCGTCGACCCCGTGATGGTCGCCACGTCGGGCGACCGCCTGCTCGACCGCGACGCCGAATCGGCCTACGAAGCCCTCCTCGCGGACGCGACGCTCGTCACACCCAACGCCGACGAGGCCGCCGTGCTCACCGGCGTCGAGCCGACCGACGTCGACAGCGCCCGCGACGCCGGTGCCGAACTCGTCGCGATGGGGGCCGACGCCGCGCTCGTCAAGGGCGGCCACATCGACACCGAGGGCGTCGTCGACGTGCTCGTCACCGCCGACGGCTCGACCGTCTTCGAGCACCCCCGCGTCGCCGACGCCGCGACACACGGCTCCGGCTGCACGCTCTCGGCGGCCATCGCCGCCAACCTCGCCACCGGCGACGACCTCACCGACGCCGTCGAGGCGGCGGTCGACTTCGTCGCGCGAGCCATCCGATACCACGCCGATGTCGGAGCCAACGGCGCGGTGAACCACCACGTCGGAATCCGGAACGAGGCCGCCGCCCGGGAGACCATCGCCGGTGTCGAAGGTGTCGTCGACGACCTCGTCGCCGCCGACGCCAGCGCACTCGTTCCCGAGGTCGGCACGAACGTCGTCGGCGCGCTCCCCGCCGCCGAATCGGTCGCGGAGACGGTCGCCGTCGACGGCCGCATCGCCCGCGTCCACGACGGCGTCCGCCCCACCGGCGGCGTGCGCTTCGGCGCGTCCAGCCACGTCGCCCGGTTCCTGCTGTCGGCCCGCGAGTACGACCCGACCATCCGGTTCGCCTGCAACTGCCGGTTCGACGAGTCGGTCGAGTCTGCCGTCGACGCGCTCGGCTGGCCCACCGCCACCTACGACCGAAGCGAGGAACCCGCCGACGCGAGCACGATGGACTGGGCCGGCCGGACGACGTTCGGCGCGGCCGACGAGACCCCCGTCGCCGTCCTCGACCACGGTGCCCAGGGGAAGGAGCCGATGTGCAAGCTGGTGGCTCCGGATTCGGCGACGCTCTCGGAGCGCGTGCTCGAACTGCTGGACGCCGTCGAGGGGTGA